In Dyadobacter subterraneus, a single genomic region encodes these proteins:
- a CDS encoding nuclear transport factor 2 family protein: MDAQFLKTFQENHVAAWNERNREKRDKLLKTIYAEDIKMYDPNSIIQSLAEVSDFIGMLQVQDPDFYFSVAKTIDSTQNGARLYGNIGTKEKPDIMNSMDFFLIENDKATHLYVFMEPAS, encoded by the coding sequence ATGGATGCCCAGTTTTTGAAGACATTTCAAGAAAACCACGTTGCTGCCTGGAATGAAAGAAACCGTGAAAAAAGAGACAAGTTATTGAAGACAATCTATGCAGAAGATATCAAAATGTACGATCCGAATTCCATCATACAAAGCTTGGCGGAAGTCTCGGATTTTATTGGGATGCTTCAAGTTCAGGATCCTGACTTTTACTTCAGCGTGGCCAAAACAATTGACTCCACTCAGAACGGAGCTCGTTTGTACGGAAATATCGGAACCAAGGAAAAACCGGACATAATGAATAGCATGGACTTTTTTTTGATTGAAAATGATAAAGCCACACATCTGTACGTATTTATGGAGCCCGCCTCATAA
- a CDS encoding helix-turn-helix domain-containing protein: MLHITGIVISIFLSIILFTKRGKSRADLTLAFWLLLMAAHLFCYYLLASDKFLEFPYFLGLEIAMPLLHGPFLFFYTTLLTGKTIRRLSWYFHFLPSILIYLALSKFFLLSAAEKIFIYENNGIGYLGLLKIIHFAILPSGIAYIIMSLHLIEKYSQNISNLVSHPEKINLNWLRNLIMGMCIIWLSILLGNDISTFTLVDLFILFIGYFGIKQLGLFTNKVIALPNGNLEMELVGAIRDEPLRVKYQKSTIGDLLLSEIHLQVRQLMQQEKLFKDPELSLNKLAHQLNIHPNALSQVINTVENKNFYDYINELRIEEFKGILMRPENHRFTLLALAYEVGFNSKTSFNRNFKKKIGLSPTAYLKQQKIQLQATI; the protein is encoded by the coding sequence ATGCTGCATATTACCGGGATTGTCATTTCAATATTTCTTTCCATAATACTCTTTACAAAACGAGGTAAATCTAGAGCGGATCTGACACTGGCTTTTTGGCTCCTTTTGATGGCTGCTCACCTATTTTGCTATTATTTACTTGCATCAGATAAATTTCTAGAATTTCCGTACTTTTTGGGCCTTGAGATTGCCATGCCACTGCTCCATGGGCCATTTTTATTTTTCTATACCACTTTGTTAACCGGGAAGACGATCAGGAGATTATCCTGGTATTTTCATTTTCTTCCTTCTATCTTAATATATCTTGCTTTGTCAAAGTTCTTTCTGTTATCAGCCGCCGAAAAGATATTTATTTATGAAAACAATGGCATTGGTTATCTGGGCCTATTAAAAATTATACATTTTGCGATTTTACCTTCTGGTATCGCCTATATCATCATGTCGCTTCATCTGATAGAAAAATATAGCCAAAATATTTCAAACCTAGTTTCTCATCCGGAAAAGATTAATCTGAACTGGTTAAGAAATCTTATAATGGGTATGTGCATAATCTGGTTATCTATACTCTTAGGCAATGACATCTCCACTTTTACATTAGTAGATCTGTTTATTTTGTTTATTGGCTATTTTGGCATCAAACAACTTGGCTTGTTTACCAACAAGGTTATTGCTTTGCCGAATGGTAATTTGGAGATGGAACTGGTAGGTGCTATTAGAGATGAACCTTTGAGGGTAAAATACCAGAAATCGACAATAGGTGACCTGCTTTTGTCAGAAATACACTTGCAGGTCAGACAGTTAATGCAACAAGAAAAGCTATTTAAGGATCCTGAACTGAGCTTAAATAAACTTGCGCATCAACTGAACATCCATCCAAATGCTTTGTCTCAGGTGATCAACACAGTAGAAAATAAAAATTTCTACGATTATATCAATGAACTTAGAATTGAAGAATTTAAGGGAATTTTGATGCGGCCAGAAAATCACAGGTTCACATTGTTAGCCCTGGCCTATGAAGTCGGCTTTAATTCGAAAACTTCCTTTAATAGAAATTTTAAAAAGAAGATAGGATTATCTCCAACAGCCTATTTAAAACAGCAGAAAATACAACTCCAAGCCACAATATAG
- a CDS encoding DUF2306 domain-containing protein, with translation MKKKIFWILFGFFSITIGLYPLKYFLTDKTIGILNAKPNWLLTNGAWCISFYTHIALGGISLLVGWLQFSPRLRSTNVKVHRHIGQIYVLSALLSSFSGFYIALYADGGFWASLGFSILGIIWFCTTLMAYITIKNQRIVLHQVLMIYSYAACFAAVTLRIWLPVLILIIGNYGRAYIAVAWLCWIPNMLVAHWITKKSVQKSR, from the coding sequence ATGAAAAAAAAGATTTTCTGGATTTTATTTGGCTTCTTTTCTATTACCATTGGGCTGTATCCACTCAAATATTTCTTAACAGATAAAACGATAGGAATACTGAATGCGAAACCAAACTGGCTTTTGACCAATGGAGCCTGGTGTATTTCTTTTTACACACATATTGCGTTGGGAGGCATTTCGTTGCTAGTGGGCTGGCTTCAATTCAGCCCGAGGCTTAGGTCCACAAATGTCAAAGTACACAGGCATATCGGCCAAATTTATGTTCTTTCGGCTTTATTGAGTTCCTTCTCGGGTTTTTATATTGCACTGTATGCAGATGGGGGTTTCTGGGCATCGCTTGGATTTAGCATCTTAGGTATAATCTGGTTTTGTACCACCTTAATGGCTTACATAACCATCAAGAACCAAAGGATCGTACTACATCAAGTATTAATGATATATAGTTATGCGGCCTGTTTTGCGGCTGTTACACTAAGAATCTGGCTACCTGTTTTGATTTTGATTATAGGTAACTATGGCAGGGCCTATATTGCAGTAGCTTGGCTGTGCTGGATACCAAATATGCTTGTTGCGCATTGGATCACGAAGAAATCAGTTCAAAAAAGTAGATAA
- a CDS encoding outer membrane beta-barrel family protein, whose amino-acid sequence MRLFVLISIWYLFTNSGGFVSAQSSKVRGKIVENTKEAGLGFASVSLVRLPDSLTVSTQFTNGEGGYAFEDVKPGSYLITASFIGYEKGKSASFEISATDLTVRTLMLITSTNTLSEFTVKGNKPLLEKKIDRMVFNLSNSLAAKGTDLIQALAWLPMLKVQESEISIIGKGGVSVMINERIVQLRGNELVNYLKTLRSDDIEKIEIITTPPAKYEAQGTGGLINIVLKKNQSLGWRGSLGTSYSQNNYPSYANNLALFFRSKKLRSSLTFNQSKYRYIIKESFNITGRPSEIISDEKRIGNSPGLQTGISIDYELNKHNNIGLIYNISDNKSNTTFGNSYSFITDSIIDSVLNTTGKFSRPLFAQTLNIYHDLKLDSAGKKLSSSVNFFMNKPEMRNDFISESENTYVSVQNNNLSKYNIWSVQSDLTLPYNWAKIETGIKLANFNNNANVEYYNYTGEGFFLDKTRSNEFNYTESNLASYFSMESELSERWSAKAGLRYEYTLMDGYSPTLDQRNRRNYGALFPTAYIVYKAGKNHVFSLNYSRRINRPSLNSLNPFAYYTNIYTYSTGNPLLLPSYSNNVEVNYLYKGMFSFTVFTQHTSDIISNLTTVNGPSLVTSRGNFLTQDNLGAYLSFNRSLSKWWENSVYVSFLYASPKSKIAAIRTPSGTSASFSINNSFNATTLLSFYLNYNQNLPSTDRNVYTYTQRSFRMGARIKLLDNNLIISPAYFLGTVSKYDFHYSEFVQTTKTDYNYNTFTLSLSYSFGRSKVSGNNKDIRFDEKRRAQ is encoded by the coding sequence ATGAGATTATTTGTATTAATTTCCATTTGGTATCTATTTACCAATAGTGGCGGGTTTGTTTCTGCTCAATCATCAAAAGTTAGGGGTAAGATTGTTGAAAATACCAAAGAAGCCGGGCTAGGCTTTGCTTCTGTTTCATTAGTTAGATTGCCCGATTCACTTACAGTCAGTACACAATTCACCAATGGAGAAGGCGGATATGCGTTTGAGGACGTAAAACCAGGAAGCTACCTGATTACTGCTTCCTTTATAGGCTATGAAAAAGGTAAATCAGCTTCTTTTGAAATATCTGCAACAGATTTAACTGTCCGTACCTTGATGCTCATTACCAGTACAAATACCCTTAGCGAGTTTACCGTAAAAGGCAATAAGCCTTTGCTCGAAAAAAAAATAGATCGCATGGTTTTTAACCTATCCAATTCACTTGCAGCAAAAGGAACAGATCTGATTCAGGCGCTGGCCTGGCTACCTATGTTGAAAGTGCAGGAAAGTGAAATTTCTATTATTGGCAAAGGGGGTGTTTCGGTAATGATTAACGAGCGGATAGTGCAGCTTCGAGGCAATGAGCTCGTCAACTATCTTAAAACACTAAGATCTGATGATATAGAAAAAATTGAAATTATAACCACGCCGCCGGCAAAATATGAGGCCCAGGGGACTGGCGGCCTGATTAACATTGTTCTAAAGAAAAACCAGTCCCTAGGCTGGCGAGGCTCACTGGGAACGTCATATTCTCAGAACAACTATCCATCATACGCTAACAATCTGGCCCTTTTTTTTCGGTCAAAAAAACTTAGAAGTTCTTTGACGTTTAACCAATCAAAATACCGCTACATTATCAAAGAATCTTTCAACATAACCGGGCGCCCCAGCGAAATTATCAGCGATGAGAAACGTATAGGAAATTCACCCGGCTTGCAAACAGGCATAAGTATCGATTATGAGTTAAACAAACACAACAACATCGGGCTCATCTATAATATTTCAGACAATAAATCGAATACTACCTTTGGTAACAGCTATAGCTTTATTACTGATAGTATTATTGACTCGGTTTTAAACACTACGGGAAAATTTTCCAGGCCACTATTTGCACAAACATTAAATATATACCATGATTTAAAGCTTGATTCCGCTGGAAAGAAATTGAGTAGCTCCGTTAACTTTTTTATGAACAAACCTGAAATGAGAAATGATTTTATTTCTGAATCTGAAAATACCTATGTTTCGGTTCAAAATAATAATTTATCAAAATACAATATCTGGTCTGTACAATCAGATTTAACTTTACCTTATAACTGGGCTAAAATAGAAACAGGTATCAAACTAGCTAATTTTAATAACAATGCTAATGTGGAATACTACAATTATACCGGTGAAGGCTTCTTCTTGGATAAAACACGTAGCAATGAATTTAACTATACAGAAAGCAACCTGGCCTCCTATTTCAGCATGGAATCTGAATTATCAGAAAGGTGGTCAGCCAAGGCAGGTTTGCGTTATGAGTATACTTTGATGGACGGTTATTCGCCTACCTTAGACCAGCGTAACAGACGTAATTATGGTGCCTTGTTTCCAACCGCCTATATCGTTTACAAAGCTGGCAAGAATCATGTCTTTTCGTTAAATTACTCCAGGCGGATTAACCGGCCGAGCCTGAATTCCTTAAATCCATTCGCTTATTATACAAATATTTATACCTATTCCACCGGAAATCCATTGCTCTTGCCATCTTACAGTAACAATGTCGAAGTGAACTACCTGTATAAAGGCATGTTTTCTTTTACTGTATTTACACAACATACCAGCGATATCATTTCAAATCTCACAACGGTTAATGGCCCGTCATTGGTTACCAGCAGAGGGAATTTTTTAACTCAGGATAACCTGGGCGCTTATCTGTCCTTTAATCGGTCATTATCTAAATGGTGGGAAAATAGCGTCTACGTCTCTTTTCTCTATGCATCGCCAAAATCCAAAATAGCAGCCATCAGGACACCAAGCGGAACTTCTGCCTCATTCAGTATCAATAATAGTTTTAATGCAACCACCCTGTTAAGTTTTTATCTGAATTACAATCAAAACCTTCCATCAACCGATAGAAATGTTTACACATACACGCAACGCAGTTTTAGAATGGGGGCCCGAATAAAGTTGCTTGATAACAATTTGATTATCAGCCCGGCTTATTTTCTTGGTACGGTAAGCAAATATGATTTTCATTACAGTGAATTTGTGCAAACCACAAAAACAGATTATAATTATAATACTTTTACGCTTAGCCTGTCGTATTCATTCGGTAGATCGAAGGTTTCCGGAAACAATAAGGACATCCGTTTTGATGAGAAAAGACGGGCTCAATAG